ATGCATCAACCATTAAACGTCCACAGGATATTGTCCTAGTTCTTGATGTCTCAGGAAGTATGCTGGAAACAGATCCGGATGAAAAAACCGTGACGGCAGTAAAAGAATTCCTGATGAACATGAATAAAAGTCAACGTAGTTCGTTGTTTCTCTTTAATGATGAAACCTCGCTGATCCAGCCCTTTACATCTTTTGCGAACGATAAGGAAAGAGAAAATGCCGGGAAGGCTTTTGAAGAGGTGATTAAGTTTTCGGGAGGAACAGATATCGCTCGTAGTTTAGCAGAGTCCATGAAGTATATTGATAGTGATAATAGTGGTCGGCGGACGATGGTTGTATTACTATCGGACGGAATTAGTGAAGTGAATGTAGGTGAAACACTACAACCGTTTCAAAATAGGGAAATTGTCATTAATACGGTTGGATTAAGCAGAGAAAAATATGAAGGGGCTAAGTTATTGAGCAAGATATCAGTACAAACGGGCGGCCAGTATTATAGCGTGAATGACACAGACAAGCTCGCGGATACTTTTCAAGAAATTCAAAAGAATGCCGGGGAACGGCTGCTGATTGGTGAAAGAACAGGAAGTGCTGGATATATGCTGTTATATAAAATCATGCGAATTGCTTTTATCGCTCTAATTGGCGCTGTCCTTGGAATGGCACTTGGCTTGATGTTTGATAACCGGTTCTTAGCTCAAAGTTTTACATGGGGCGGATTAGCTGCGGGACTGATTGCAGGCTTTGTAATGGAATGGGGGTTTAGAAATTATTACTTACACGGTTTCCTAATACGAGTATCGGCTGACATCCTTTTAGCTGTAATTATTAGTATATTTTCAGCCATTGTTCCCTATCGAATGTATATGGCTAGAGAGGGAAAGAAGAACGGAATCCTATCGAGTCGTATGAACGCACATAATGATTTAAATCAAAAAAAATCCAGCAATTCGTTTCATTAAAGAATGGGGGAGGCGTTTCCATCATGAACTGGAATGAAGCTGAACCTAGTCAATGGGTTAATGATGTCAGTGTACGGAATATTAATCATATCCATATCCTAACTTGGCAATGGCCGAGAAATATTCAGTATGTATACATCGCTAAGGTAATTGAACAGGAAGCAGATATAGAAAGAAGCGAGAGACCGCTTAAGTTATATACAAGAGAAGAGTATAAAGCAAATGCAGGATATCAGGACTCCATGTCATCCATTGGGAAGATTGTATATAAGGTATATCCGGCAATTCGAAAAGAAGGACAAATGATTATTCTAGATCAGCAAAATCAGCTCAACGAAGTAAGTGCAAAAACACAAAAGGGAAGGATCTTTTATTCCATCACCTATAAAAACAACTGGTTTTCTCAACAAAAAACCGTTCGAATAAAGGTTAGGACGGAAATTTCATTGCCAAAAGAAACGCTCAGCTATGTAAAGAAGACTGGGAGCAGTCCGCTGAACATAGAAGATGGCTCAGTTTATTCTTTTGTTCATGATTTTAATCAAGGTCTTACCTTGCTTCCTGATATTCAAATTAATAAGCAGGACTACATCGGCCTCTTCTTTACTAATGGAAAAAAAGACGGTGAGCACTATGAGTTAATACCAGAATAGGGGGATAAGGATGCTAAGCATATTTAAAAATTTGTTTAAAAAAGAAGAAGCCATCAGGCCGGCATTTTATAATATTGTCTGTCCATATTGCTTTGAAAAATACTCCCCAGAACTTGTTGTATTTCGTGCGCAGCATTACCGAGAAGAGGACGAAGAATATGCGCTTCAAGAAGATGAAACTTTAAATAAGTATAGAGCAAAATTTGGAATGGATGCTGCACCTGAGATGGAGGCCATTTTAAATCCGGAATATGCACATGAGGACGATAAAATTTATGTAGACGGAGTGTTAGTGGGGATGACTGATGCTCATGGAGAGTTAACGAAAAAACGATTATGTCCATCCTGTCATAATGTCCTTCCTATTAACGCCGGAAAAGTACCCAGTAATATTATTTCAATTGTTGGGGCTTCCTCAGTGGGGAAATCAGTGTATATGACCTCTTTAATTCATACTCTGCAAAATACTACCGCACATCATTTCGATGCTGCATGCATGCCGTTAAATGGAGAAGTCAGCCGTAAATTCAAGGAAAAATATGAAGATCCGATATTTGAATATGGCAGAATGCTTCAATCTACACGCTTAGAGCTCCAAGAACCATTTATTTTTCAGTTGGTTTTTAAGAACGAAGATAAGGCACCGCTTACGCTTGTGTTTTTTGATGTTCCTGGAGAAGGAATGGTCGATCAAGATTATCTATCTATATTTGCCTCTCATATTAAGAACTCATCAGGTATTCTCTTTTTAGTCGATCCGCTTCAAATCAAGACTATACGGGACCGTATGCTGATAGGCCTTGACGAAAAGGGTGATCTTTCTGACCGGTATGCAGAGCCGAGGGAGGTAATCTTAAACTTATATGAGAATTTCATCGGACATCAAGACAGAGGGAAAACAGATATTCCAACTGCGGTCATATTGACGAAAAGCGATTTACTGAAGTCTTTAGCAGAGGAAGATGGGGAATACATTCAGCCGAATAGTAATATCTTTCAAAACTATGTCCATAGAGAGGCTCTTAATTTACTAGAGTTCGAGAATATTGATGGAGAAATAAGACGCTTGATTGAAAAAATTGACCGGCCGTTCAAAGATGCCCTTGATGTTTACTTTAATCAGACAGCTTACTTTGCTGTATCGGCTCTGGGCGCAAATCCGATCAATAAAGAGATTAATGGAGTCGTCAATCCTGTTCGAGTCGATGAACCCGTTATCTGGCTATTGAATCAGCTAGGCTACATTGACGGAAAGGAATATTAAGTATGACTAAAATTCAGCAGCAGATTTATACGAGGGAGCGCGAGGGGATTTTTTCTTCCTCACCGGGTTACTCTACTATCGCAGCCTCACCTGGATTAGATAAGTCTTACATTAAACAAACGCTTCAGCCGCTGTGCGCTTATTATCCGCCGCAGTCTTTGACAAATGCAGGTATCAGAGAAGAAGAGCGCTATCCAAAAGCCAATTTAATCACCTTCACTGAAATGGGTGAATTAGTAATCGGCCAAAGTGTATACAAAGAATCTGATTATACGGGTGAAAGAGAAACATTTTTCAGTCATAACTATATTGTTCCAAAGGATAGAGTAAGAGAATACCTAACTTCAGCCGATAAGCTGTTTGGAGAACTTCCATTTCGAATGAATTATGATGTGTCACATGGAAAGGTTCTAAATGAAATAGATGCTCTGCCGGTTATGAAACCATCGGTACAACCATTGAATCAGCTTCTAATTGAGCTTGGAATAAGCGGGAAACAATTTAAACAAGTGATATATGCGGTTTTAATGTCAATGACTACGAAGAAAAAAGTGTATATTTCACTACCTGGTGATATCACCAAGGCGACACATGGTTCCTATCAATTAAGTTATTATCTCTTTCAATGTTTGCCTTTTGAAATGCGAAAAGCGTTCAGCGTGCTTACCTATCATGCAGAGCCGCAAAGTAAAAAACATATAGGCTTAATGTTTGTAGAAAAAGGAAGTATACGTCCGCAAGACAGCACAATCCAAAGGGATTTTGTCTTTGATTTTGACCAATCTTTTTTTCTGAATATCAGTGATGAGGCAGATCAGGAGCCTTTCATTCAATTTGTCAGCAAACTAGTCCAAGAGCGTTCGAGAGATTTGGACCATTTTTACGCCTATGCAGAAACCAATTTGCTTGATATCCCTAAACCTTCGCTTACACTCTACAATGAACTAAGCAGGTTATATCTGTTGAAAATGGGTGAATATCGCGAAACTGAAGAAAAAAAATTAGTCGTATTTAAGAGCTTTCGTTCGTTCTTAACGGGTGAAAATTATCAGGATAAGCCTGAACTTTGTGAACAACTCCATGCGATGATTGATCTAGAAAGTAAAAGTCTTACACCAAGTAATTTGCCTGAAAAAGAACTGATTAGCGAGATGATTTACTTTTATTCGATTTTTTCCAAGGAAAATCGAAATCCATATATTTCGTTTTTTTATAGGGTCCTTTATTATGGCAGCAAAGATTTGTCCTATATAGGTTTTCTTTATAGTCAGTTAAAAGCCTATCCGGGATTATTTAAAGGGGTAAACCAATTAGTCTTTAGTAAAAATCATTTAATCTCGATTGTATTTGAGCCATATATTAAAAACCATTTTAGTCGGATTACTTCACTGGATTTACTTATGAATGAAATCGTGTATTGGCATGAGCATACTCCTGAATCCTTTGAAAATTACCGCTTTCAAAAAGCTGCCAGTAAAGGAATACTCAGTTTGTTTCCAAATGAAAAAAATCAGCTTCAAGCTTATCGTAATGTGAAGAAGCTGCTTTATGCGGAACAAGGATATGTGCGTTCTGAGGACGTTGAAGTCTATAAGAAAGAAATAATTGAAGAATTATCCCTTTTGTTAATAAGAGAATTGGATTTAAACTTGGTAAGTCCGAACGATTTAAACCAACTTACAGTGATCACAAATCGGATTCCGAAAGTGCTTCAGTTAGGTGAAGTGAAGTGGAAAATAAGGGTGATTCAACAGGCTCAAGATATACTGCAAAAAGGGTACCCAAGGGAATCTGATCGACTTGCTCATCAGCCATACTTTACTCAATTGCAGATGATGCTTTTGAAAGGAATATCTGATAAACGAATCGTTCAGTTGACAGAGTTGACGGCTTTTTGCTTCCTGAATAAGGATCAAAACCAAACGAATCTTTACCGATATGATGAGATGTTGGCATATGTTCATAAAAATAGCGGTGGACTCGAGGGAGTCAGACAGTTTTTATTTGTTTTTTCAAGACTTGATGAGGGGCTTGTGGAAGAAGATCCGGAGTATAAACGTTCTGTTCAACGATATCTGCATAGTCATGCTAAAGATATTTTTGAAAACAAACGAACGCTGAAAAGATGGCAGGACAATTCTCAACTGAAAAGCTTTTTGGACCGGGTTAAATATGAGCGGATGTCAGGCTTTAGAAAGTTTATGCATACGAATAAAAAAATGCTTCTTTCTGGTGTAATGCTAATTGTCTTAACCTGTGGTGCTCTAACTGTGTTTACGATGTATAAAATGAATGAAGCGGAGAAAGACAAAAAAGTAAGTGAAGAGGCTGCTGCTTTTTCTCCACTCCTGTTTATTAAGGGAATCAAAGCCGGTGAAAATCAATCAATCGAGTTACAGGCATATGATAAAGAAACAACAAAAATAGAAAAGTCTAGTCAACAGATTACGATAAGTTATCTTGGTTATATTTATACGTTAGAAACTAAACAGGTAACAGTTGATAAAGAAAAAGAAATCATCACTTTTCAAAGAATGGACAGCAGCCATTCAGCAGATATGGAGAAGCTGGTAGAAATCAGTGAAAAAGAGAAAGGGCAAGTAGAATAATGATGATGGGGGCACTGACCGATACAGTGCTTTTTATAAGGGCACAATGAAGTAGATTTCTTCATACTTATAAATGAGTCACCTTCTATAGGAATAGTAATTATTAGCAGCTGAGTCTTCTTCGTTTTCTTTTGATAAATAGGGGGAAGAGAAAAGAAGGAGAAGTGGGAGGAATGAGATCATGAATAGTGCTGAACTAAAGGGAAATCTGACTCAAAAAGCAAAGAACACAAAACATGATCTAAAACCATGGATGAAGATTTTTGCCAGAATTGGTTTTATGACAAAAGGATTTGTGTTTATTTTAGTAGGAATCCTGTCGCTGCTGGCCGCTGCTGGGATTGGTGGAAAAGCGAAAGGGACTAACGGCGCTATTGAAGCTGTAGCAGCAAAACCTTTTGGTGAAGCCTTGTTATGGGTAATTGCTGTAGGATTATTGGGTTATATTATCTGGCTGTTCATTAAAATATTTGAAGTAAAATCATTGAAAAAAAATGAGATGAAGGGCTGGACGACGAAAGCAGGAGATATCATTTCTTGTGTCATTTATATTGGTATAGCCTATAAAGCCTTTTCTTTTGCTATTCATGCCGGAAGTACAGGTGACAGTAAACAAACATGGACAGCAATGATATTAGCAACTGACGCTGGTCCATGGCTTATTGGTTTGATTGGTCTGGGAATTATTGCAAATGGAATTTTTCAAATTTATTCAGGTTGGAAAGAGAAGTTTATGTCACAATTTAAAGTGACTGAAATGAGCGATAAGGAAATTGAGGCGGCTAAGAAATCAGGGAAAATCGGATTCATAGCACGAGGGTTGATTTTTGGTTTCCTTGGATTTTTTGTCACTCGAATGGCGATTACTTCTGATCCAGATAATCCAAAAGGATTGGATGAAGCTTTGCAAAAGCTGCTTCAGCAGGATTACGGGTCATATATGCTTGGCATCGTTTCAATCGGATTAGCGTTTTATGGAATGTATGAGATACTGAAGGGAAAAAATAAATACTTGGATCTTTAATTGCAGAATCCTCCTCCGCGGGGATTTTTTTTTGAAAAGAGTTGAAAAAATGAGGTTTTTAATATATAGTTACTTACATAAAGTAAGTAAAGAGGAGCGTTGAAAATGAAATATCAAAATCATCCATATACTTATGTAGGGAATGTTCATTTACTGGTTAAGGATTTACATCGCAGCATGACTTTTTATAAAGAAGTGATCGGATTTACCATTCTTGAACAAACAGAAAAAAAGGCCGCGTTATCGGCCGATGGTAAAACCGTATTACTAACAATAGAACAGCCGGAAGTAATCATTGAAAAACAACCTCGGACAACTGGCTTGTATCATTTTGCACTCTTGCTGCCGACGCGGGCAGACTTAGGGAATGTTCTGCTGCATCTTCTCCAATCGGGGTATCCTCTTCAAGGCGCATCTAATCACGGTGTGAGTGAAGCTATCTATTTAGGGGACCCAGATGGGAACGGCATAGAGATTTATGCAGATACTCCAGAAGAAGAGTGGATATGGCAGGATAACCATGTGCAGATGATTACTGAATCGATGGACGCAGAGGGTGTACTTGCCAGCCGGATAAGCGATACTTGGAATGGCTTACCTGTGGGAACGGTCATGGGACATATCCATTTGCATGTTTCAGATTTAGTGAAAGCAGAGGAATTTTACATCAACGTCCTTGGTTTTGATGTGGTGTTAAGATACGGAGCGCAAGCGTTGTTTATTTCAACAGGGAACTACCATCATCATATAGGTTTGAATACCTGGGCAGGCGTAGGAGCTCCTGCACCAACGAAAAACAGCTTGGGTTTAAAAACCTTTACCCTGCATTATCCTGATAGTGAAACACTGCAAACAGCTGTTGCTAAATTAAAAGAAATGGATGCCTATCTAACAGAAGACAATGGGGCGTACATCACACAAGACCCTTCAGGAAATGTAATACGATTATATGTATAACAAGGTAGACACCGGGATCATTTCTCGGTGTCTTTTTTTTAGACTGGTGAAAGACTTTATAAATATTAAGTATTAGTTAAGAAAGGGATGCTACTTTACTGGTAACGAGACAAAATAAGGGGTTGAGTAGGCAGAGTGCTTATAAAGGGAAAAACACGGTCTTGTATGTTGTTTGCTTGGGGTTGGGCAATAACGAAAAAAAAATCCCCAGACAGGGGATTTTTAAATAAGTTTTTCAAAATTTACTCGTCTATGAATGGCTAGAATAAGAGGTGCACCAATTGCCATGACAGCAAATTCACCAATGGCAGTAGTCAGCCAAGTCCACATAATAGGCAGACCAAAAGCAAGGTTGAGCTCCAGCGCAATAATAAACATCGTTACGGTAAACGCAAGGATATTGACAAGCATCCGTTTCCAGATGGTTTGAATGAAGCGGCAGCAAATAATTGTAATCGTCAATGCAATTAAAGATTGGCCCACTCCAAAGATTAAATCATAGGCTTTCATTGGCGAAAATAGTAGATTGGTTAAAAAGACACCTAATAAAATACCAAAAATATATTTTTTGTTAAAAACGATTAGGTGATTAAACATTTCAGAGACTCGGAATTGAATATTGGTGAAACCGAATGGCTGAATAAGCATTGAGACAGCAATGTACAAAGCGGCCAAAATACC
The Peribacillus sp. FSL H8-0477 genome window above contains:
- a CDS encoding vWA domain-containing protein, with amino-acid sequence MKVRKFNFLLLVLTLLGGVVGAITGEMLMARFMTDIPTSILVGLYFGQLGLWIGGMAFIAEKWKPVLTGKRWADQYALFSLKLLLPVMFILPFAAGTILQYVYELDASTIKRPQDIVLVLDVSGSMLETDPDEKTVTAVKEFLMNMNKSQRSSLFLFNDETSLIQPFTSFANDKERENAGKAFEEVIKFSGGTDIARSLAESMKYIDSDNSGRRTMVVLLSDGISEVNVGETLQPFQNREIVINTVGLSREKYEGAKLLSKISVQTGGQYYSVNDTDKLADTFQEIQKNAGERLLIGERTGSAGYMLLYKIMRIAFIALIGAVLGMALGLMFDNRFLAQSFTWGGLAAGLIAGFVMEWGFRNYYLHGFLIRVSADILLAVIISIFSAIVPYRMYMAREGKKNGILSSRMNAHNDLNQKKSSNSFH
- a CDS encoding beta-mannanase, whose protein sequence is MNWNEAEPSQWVNDVSVRNINHIHILTWQWPRNIQYVYIAKVIEQEADIERSERPLKLYTREEYKANAGYQDSMSSIGKIVYKVYPAIRKEGQMIILDQQNQLNEVSAKTQKGRIFYSITYKNNWFSQQKTVRIKVRTEISLPKETLSYVKKTGSSPLNIEDGSVYSFVHDFNQGLTLLPDIQINKQDYIGLFFTNGKKDGEHYELIPE
- a CDS encoding TRAFAC clade GTPase domain-containing protein, which encodes MLSIFKNLFKKEEAIRPAFYNIVCPYCFEKYSPELVVFRAQHYREEDEEYALQEDETLNKYRAKFGMDAAPEMEAILNPEYAHEDDKIYVDGVLVGMTDAHGELTKKRLCPSCHNVLPINAGKVPSNIISIVGASSVGKSVYMTSLIHTLQNTTAHHFDAACMPLNGEVSRKFKEKYEDPIFEYGRMLQSTRLELQEPFIFQLVFKNEDKAPLTLVFFDVPGEGMVDQDYLSIFASHIKNSSGILFLVDPLQIKTIRDRMLIGLDEKGDLSDRYAEPREVILNLYENFIGHQDRGKTDIPTAVILTKSDLLKSLAEEDGEYIQPNSNIFQNYVHREALNLLEFENIDGEIRRLIEKIDRPFKDALDVYFNQTAYFAVSALGANPINKEINGVVNPVRVDEPVIWLLNQLGYIDGKEY
- a CDS encoding GAP1-N2 domain-containing protein, producing the protein MTKIQQQIYTREREGIFSSSPGYSTIAASPGLDKSYIKQTLQPLCAYYPPQSLTNAGIREEERYPKANLITFTEMGELVIGQSVYKESDYTGERETFFSHNYIVPKDRVREYLTSADKLFGELPFRMNYDVSHGKVLNEIDALPVMKPSVQPLNQLLIELGISGKQFKQVIYAVLMSMTTKKKVYISLPGDITKATHGSYQLSYYLFQCLPFEMRKAFSVLTYHAEPQSKKHIGLMFVEKGSIRPQDSTIQRDFVFDFDQSFFLNISDEADQEPFIQFVSKLVQERSRDLDHFYAYAETNLLDIPKPSLTLYNELSRLYLLKMGEYRETEEKKLVVFKSFRSFLTGENYQDKPELCEQLHAMIDLESKSLTPSNLPEKELISEMIYFYSIFSKENRNPYISFFYRVLYYGSKDLSYIGFLYSQLKAYPGLFKGVNQLVFSKNHLISIVFEPYIKNHFSRITSLDLLMNEIVYWHEHTPESFENYRFQKAASKGILSLFPNEKNQLQAYRNVKKLLYAEQGYVRSEDVEVYKKEIIEELSLLLIRELDLNLVSPNDLNQLTVITNRIPKVLQLGEVKWKIRVIQQAQDILQKGYPRESDRLAHQPYFTQLQMMLLKGISDKRIVQLTELTAFCFLNKDQNQTNLYRYDEMLAYVHKNSGGLEGVRQFLFVFSRLDEGLVEEDPEYKRSVQRYLHSHAKDIFENKRTLKRWQDNSQLKSFLDRVKYERMSGFRKFMHTNKKMLLSGVMLIVLTCGALTVFTMYKMNEAEKDKKVSEEAAAFSPLLFIKGIKAGENQSIELQAYDKETTKIEKSSQQITISYLGYIYTLETKQVTVDKEKEIITFQRMDSSHSADMEKLVEISEKEKGQVE
- a CDS encoding DUF1206 domain-containing protein; the protein is MNSAELKGNLTQKAKNTKHDLKPWMKIFARIGFMTKGFVFILVGILSLLAAAGIGGKAKGTNGAIEAVAAKPFGEALLWVIAVGLLGYIIWLFIKIFEVKSLKKNEMKGWTTKAGDIISCVIYIGIAYKAFSFAIHAGSTGDSKQTWTAMILATDAGPWLIGLIGLGIIANGIFQIYSGWKEKFMSQFKVTEMSDKEIEAAKKSGKIGFIARGLIFGFLGFFVTRMAITSDPDNPKGLDEALQKLLQQDYGSYMLGIVSIGLAFYGMYEILKGKNKYLDL
- a CDS encoding VOC family protein, whose amino-acid sequence is MKYQNHPYTYVGNVHLLVKDLHRSMTFYKEVIGFTILEQTEKKAALSADGKTVLLTIEQPEVIIEKQPRTTGLYHFALLLPTRADLGNVLLHLLQSGYPLQGASNHGVSEAIYLGDPDGNGIEIYADTPEEEWIWQDNHVQMITESMDAEGVLASRISDTWNGLPVGTVMGHIHLHVSDLVKAEEFYINVLGFDVVLRYGAQALFISTGNYHHHIGLNTWAGVGAPAPTKNSLGLKTFTLHYPDSETLQTAVAKLKEMDAYLTEDNGAYITQDPSGNVIRLYV
- a CDS encoding QueT transporter family protein, with the protein product MNSKTLVINGILAALYIAVSMLIQPFGFTNIQFRVSEMFNHLIVFNKKYIFGILLGVFLTNLLFSPMKAYDLIFGVGQSLIALTITIICCRFIQTIWKRMLVNILAFTVTMFIIALELNLAFGLPIMWTWLTTAIGEFAVMAIGAPLILAIHRRVNFEKLI